The genome window GAACCGGCATCTAGTAAAACGCTAGTAATCACCAGATCAAACTTGGCTCGGGCTCGTTCTACGACAGACAAACTATTGAACCAATCGTCTAACTGTGCCAGACGAGGTACATGACCCGCATCAAAATGTCGCCAACGGCTGTGAAAAGGAATTTGTAAGTCAGGGTACTGCGCCCGCATCACCTGAAGCACGTAATCTGCAACCTGATCCAATTGGCTCAAGTCGCAGACGAAATGCTCCAGTTGATCATTGCAAGCGAGTGCAAAGAGTTGCCCGCAGCGCTCTCGAATTGCGCTAGGCGATTGCAAGTAGGCAATCGCCCGCGCCTGGTCATCTCTGAGTTCAGTCGTCAATCTGTCAGCCCGCGTCCCTTTACTTGCGCTAAAACTTCAGTCTCCAGCACTTCACCTGCGGTGTAGTAGCCAGCCGCCTTTTTGGCCTCAATTTCCACCCGAGCATCCGGTGGAATCAGCTCCTCAGGAATGGCAACCCGCTCGATAATTTCGATCCCCGATTCGGTGATTGCCCGATATTTCATATCGCTCATTGAGACAAAGCGATCGATCCGAGTAATACCTAACCAATGCAAGACATCTGGCATCAGTTCTTGAAAACGCATATCTTGAACCCCGGCAACGCACTCAGTCCGCGCAAAGTAGGCATCGGCCCGGTCTCCTCCTTCCTGCCGTTTGCGAGCGTTGTAGACCAAGAACTTGGTAACCTCGCCTAAGGCTCGCCCTTCTTTGCGTGAGTAGACAATGACGCCAGCACCACCTTCTTGGGCCGTTTCCACACAAGCTTCAATGCCGTGCGCTAAGTAGGGACGACAAGTACAAATGTCTGAGCCAAATACATCGGAGCCATTGCATTCATCATGCACACGAACTGCTAGTGGCAAGTTGGGATCCGTAAGCGCCTGCAAGTTGCCAATCAGATAAACCGTTAGCCCACCAATTGGTGGCAGAAATACTTCTAAATCTGAACGGGTCACCAGTTCAGGAAACATCCCCCCCGTTTGCTCAAATAAAGTTCGGCGTAGAACGCTTTCCTCAACATGGAAACGCTTGGCAATTCCTGGCAGATACCAGACTGGTTCAATGGCTGCTTTGGTAACGACTAAATCACCGCCTAATTTAAGCAGCTTGCCATCTACTTTCAGGCGACCTTTCGCTACAGCATC of Leptolyngbya sp. FACHB-261 contains these proteins:
- a CDS encoding GTP cyclohydrolase II yields the protein MQDQPLGRRHIVLTSHPGKFGPRPIPIEWGNPDPLQRGPIIATLTNQAQRNAIGTHSGSYSLYRALAIASGVLQSSHRADLTNTAPAEIIGPHPAWGDPEKIVSMDPFGAMVGETYASFYEQGYDIRPTIAVTKAHINMPELQDAVAKGRLKVDGKLLKLGGDLVVTKAAIEPVWYLPGIAKRFHVEESVLRRTLFEQTGGMFPELVTRSDLEVFLPPIGGLTVYLIGNLQALTDPNLPLAVRVHDECNGSDVFGSDICTCRPYLAHGIEACVETAQEGGAGVIVYSRKEGRALGEVTKFLVYNARKRQEGGDRADAYFARTECVAGVQDMRFQELMPDVLHWLGITRIDRFVSMSDMKYRAITESGIEIIERVAIPEELIPPDARVEIEAKKAAGYYTAGEVLETEVLAQVKGRGLTD